From the Platichthys flesus chromosome 6, fPlaFle2.1, whole genome shotgun sequence genome, one window contains:
- the tgm2l gene encoding protein-glutamine gamma-glutamyltransferase 2, which translates to MAYHNGLIPNVDVRSHENNLLHRTREIDRERLIVRRGQPFSISLQCSDSLTPKDHLELVLHLGKKDEVVIKVQKEFEAGDKWWFNQQGAQDEILLTLHSPADAIIGEYHLTVSITSSDGHIVKKTEKIGFHLLFNPWCRDDAVYHPDEKMLQEYIMNEDGIIYMGAWNDIRNKPWNYGQFEDYVMDICFKVLDHSKDAVKNSKLDLEKRSDPVYVSRMITAMVNSNGDKGVLTGQWQEPYTGGLAPYRWTGSVPILQQWNKGGSVKYGQCWVFAAVACTVLRCLGIPTRHITNFDSAHDVDGNLSIDILVNESMESVGKKDSSWNFHCWVESWMRRDDLPQGNGGWQVLDPTPQELSDGEYCCGPCPLNAIKEGNLNAKYDAPFVFAEVNADIVYWMVGPEGHRRKIKAEHSSVGKNISTKSVYGDYREDVTHLYKYPEGSKKEREVYEKAGHRVTEPIYDQVEPRQLQLQLSIKHGKPVFGTDFDVIVEVKNGGKKEANAQLIILAAAVTYNSIYQGECQRKATTVTVPAHKTHKEVLRLRYDDYVNCVSEHHLIRVKALVEVPGENQPVMTVTNIPLSMPELLVQVSGSSVVQETVTALISFTNPLAVPLKRGMFTIEGSGLLLSAPIYVKGDIAPGQRVAVKISFSPMRVGVRKLLVDFDSDRLKDVKGIATVVVRKRNVFSRFS; encoded by the exons ATGGCCTATCACAACG GTCTGATCCCCAACGTGGATGTGAGAAGTCATGAAAACAACTTGCTTCACCGCACCAGGGAGATTGATCGGGAGCGATTGATCGTCCGCAGGGGGCAGCCCTTCTCCATATCCCTGCAGTGCTCCGACTCGCTGACCCCGAAGGACCATCTGGAGCTGGTCCTGCACCTCG GTAAGAAAGACGAGGTGGTGATCAAGGTGCAGAAGGAGTTCGAGGCTGGAGATAAGTGGTGGTTTAACCAGCAGGGAGCACAGGATGAAATTCTGCTGACTCTTCACAGTCCAGCGGACGCCATCATTGGCGAGTACCATCTGACTGTGTCGATCACGTCATCGGACGGACACATCGTGAAGAAGACTGAGAAGATTGGGTTCCACCTGCTCTTTAACCCCTGGTGCAGAG atgatGCTGTCTACCACCCAGATGAAAAGATGCTGCAGGAGTATATTATGAATGAGGATGGGATCATTTACATGGGAGCCTGGAATGACATCAGGAACAAGCCCTGGAATTATGgacag TTTGAGGACTACGTGATGGACATCTGTTTTAAAGTTCTGGACCACTCCAAGGACGCCGTGAAGAACTCAAAGCTGGACCTTGAGAAGAGATCTGACCCCGTCTATGTCAGCAGGATGATCACCGCGATG GTGAACTCTAACGGGGACAAGGGGGTGTTGACTGGTCAGTGGCAGGAGCCATACACAGGCGGGCTTGCACCATATCGATGGACCGGCAGCGTACCCATCCTTCAGCAGTGGAACAAGGGTGGGTCGGTCAAATATGGCCAGTGCTGGGTGTTTGCTGCTGTCGCTTGCACAG TGCTGCGTTGTCTGGGAATCCCAACACGACACATCACTAACTTCGACTCAGCCCACGATGTCGATGGAAACCTCTCAATAGATATCCTGGTGAACGAAAGTATGGAGAGCGTTGGCAAGAAGGACAGCAGCtg GAACTTCCACTGTTGGGTCGAGTCCTGGATGAGGCGAGACGACCTCCCTCAAGGGAATGGCGGCTGGCAGGTTTTGGACCCCACCCCTCAAGAACTGAGTGATG GTGAGTATTGCTGCGGCCCGTGTCCACTCAACGCCATCAAGGAGGGAAATCTGAACGCAAAGTACGACGCTCCGTTTGTCTTCGCCGAGGTGAACGCTGACATCGTCTACTGGATGGTTGGACCAGAGGGCCACAGGAGGAAG ATCAAGGCGGAACACAGCAGTGTCGGGAAGAACATCAGCACCAAGAGTGTTTACGGCGACTACAGGGAGGATGTCACGCACCTCTACAAATACCCTGAAG GCTccaagaaggagagagaggtgtaCGAGAAGGCCGGACACCGAGTCACAGAGCCGATCTATGACCAAGTAGAACCACGAcaactgcagctgcagctgtcaatcaagcaCGGAAAACCTGTGTTTGGCACCGACTTCGATGTGATAGTTGAG GTGAAGAATGGCGGAAAGAAAGAGGCCAATGCTCAGCTGATCATCCTGGCTGCCGCCGTAACCTACAATTCCATCTATCAAGGGGAGTGTCAGAGGAAGGCGACCACGGTGACCGTGCCGGCTCACAAAA CCCACAAGGAAGTGCTGCGTCTGCGCTACGACGACTACGTcaactgtgtctctgagcaCCACCTGATCAGGGTGAAAGCCCTCGTGGAGGTTCCAGGGGAGAACCAACCCGTCATGACTGTGACCAACATTCCACTGAGCATGCCTGAACTCCTTGTACAG GTATCTGGGAGCTCTGTTGTTCAGGAGACGGTGACAGCCCTCATCTCCTTCACCAATCCTCTAGCTGTCCCACTAAAGCGTGGCATGTTCACCATAGAGGGGTCCGGACTACTACTCTCAGCTCCGATATATGTCAA AGGTGACATCGCTCCAGGCCAGAGGGTGGCTGTCAAGATCTCCTTCTCGCCCATGAGGGTCGGGGTGAGGAAGCTGCTGGTGGACTTTGACTCTGACAGGCTGAAGGATGTGAAAGGAATCGCGACAGTGGTCGTCCGCAAGAGAAACGTGTTTAgtaggttttcttaa